From one Fusobacterium simiae genomic stretch:
- a CDS encoding PD-(D/E)XK nuclease domain-containing protein: ENRIEDYEENLQEVLLTSVSYNDTRRGNEAFYHGLIMGMGLYLEGEYITKSNIESGLGRYDFVIEPKNKSKRAYIMEFKSTDSVDKLEEVSKEALKQIEDKKYDVSLKQNGVKDITYMGIAFCGKQIKISYKY, from the coding sequence AGAAAACAGAATAGAAGATTATGAAGAAAACTTACAAGAAGTTCTATTAACATCAGTTAGTTATAATGATACAAGAAGGGGAAATGAAGCCTTTTATCACGGACTAATAATGGGAATGGGACTATATTTAGAAGGAGAATATATAACAAAGTCAAATATAGAAAGTGGCTTAGGAAGATATGATTTTGTAATAGAACCAAAGAATAAGAGTAAAAGAGCCTATATAATGGAATTTAAGTCAACAGACAGTGTAGATAAGTTGGAAGAAGTATCAAAAGAAGCACTAAAACAGATAGAAGATAAAAAATATGATGTATCATTAAAACAAAATGGTGTGAAAGATATAACATATATGGGTATAGCATTTTGTGGAAAGCAAATAAAAATTAGTTACAAATATTAA